ttgactggaaccctcgaGGGAAGAGGAGtgttgggagaccgaagcagacttggaaaagaacagtagagagcggggcaaaggacatcggaaccacctgggcccaactatagggggctgccctataccgggtccgcttGCGAGCTGTTGTTGCGGTCCTAGGCTCCTCAGAggagcagcaaggaataaactatgcCTTTCCACAGATTGCAGACAATAAATCAAGGTCTAGTTGGCTAGTCGGCAAAATTATTAACAGCCTCCTTGACAAATGGGTCCAGCATAAACCTGTCAATATTCTTAATACTTTTCTTGTCGAATCGGTATTCCTATGTCACTCAGTCTTTCCCTTCCTGAAAGAGCGCGCTGAAATGGCGGCCTTCAGGAATCGgcgaaagaaagaatgaaaaaaagtaaaaaataaaacaaaagcaaacaaacaaataaacaagaaagcagAATGTTTGAACTTTCGTATACAGAAGAcctactttaaaaatatatttttttgtagattgtgtgtttttgtgacattCTTGTATTGAGTCTTCAATTTGCTCTTCAATTTCTGACTGTGATGTAAATTTCTTATTGATGGACTATTCTCGTGGATACCGTGATCTGTAAAGCGCAATGGACTCATCTGTAGATGAAATTCATAGGTAAATCAAGCTCGGGAGACGGAGGCGTAAATACTGGGAGAGACATCCAACACTAATGTCTGGAATTTTTgttgaagaaagataaaagaatggGATGGCTtgaggaaaaacaaagaaagcaagcaGGCAGCCTTACAGATAAACCGAAGACGGAGAGCATGTCAGTACAGAAATATTCCCAGACAGATTTAACGATACATAGCACGTGATTGTCACGCTAATAGGTAGAcatgcagaattaaaaaaaaatcgaaaagtaacaagaaaataggaaaaaattcGATTACAAAATTTGCGGAAATGCTTACTTTTTTACTTTACATCCCGTCCTTCACTGAAGTGATGGAAGAGTATTTTCATAACAAGAAGCACTTTGAGCTCTTGTATCACAACCCGgtttttcaaacacaacaaactaaaTGCACCTCCTAGTAGCTATGACAATACCGCTTGTGGTTAACGGTTTGTCATCCACTTTCAACATCACCAAGAACCTTACTGTCGCTAAAGCGGACtgagttaaatattttatcacaaaatCTATAGCTAGGGCTGATTCATTGTTGACTACAGGAGGAAACATGTGTGCAGAACACAAATCTTGTACGTCCCTAAAGTGTCAAAGGCACGCGCACGaatcataaaacataaatgttCAACGCTGTGCGCCTCACATCGGCAATACACCCTACGACTCAGAGAAAGCATGAGAAAAAACATGATCTGAGTCCTCAGAGAGCTCCTTTATGGCATCATATCATTACGAGTAGGAGGAAGGAAGGACAGAATGTGATGGGGttaagagggaaaaaaatacatcttcgATAACTCTGTCAGGACATTGTAGACAGGTTGTAGGGTCAATTTGCTTATCGTGCAAAGGTATTTACGATGAAACCTCCCCCCAAAGCAGTAGGAGAAGTGGGTGTATGAGGGTAGGGGGTTTCAGTTTTCTTCGTGGTTCGATGAAGTCCAATGTAACATGCGGTAAGGAGCTTGAACTAGACCGTTTAGTAGCCGgcgttaattttatttcaaactccTCGATACGAGAATGCAAACGACAGTTTTTGCACAACCTCTCGAGAGAAAGTATCCGCAAGTATTTATCTATCTATTAAACTGTTTTCATTCGTATTTGTGCAAACTGATATCGTTATTTACCTGATCAAAACCCAGAGAATGACACTAACATCGAGGGCTACACAAACTGTTAAACATACACTAGCTCTCCTCTCACCGCTCTACAAGGTCAACACCATCACAAGGAGGACGTGTCAAACGGTCCAGCGGACCACCTGTCTGCCTCAGCCTCCTCCATCGTGGTCGCCATGTCAACAGGTGGTTTGCGATTGCGATCAATGGCTGTCAAGCAGATGTTTCTGTTGGGGATCAACGCACGTGCTGTCCAGTCGCCATACGAAGTTTGCCGGGGACCGAAACAGCTGCATGAAGGCCACACGTGGCAGACAAGAAATATGTTATTCTTTGTCGTTTGGGCTGCGGTGGACGCACATGTTGGAAGAGGTAAGGTTGTTAAGGTAAGACAACGACGCCATGCAGACACCGGTTCACACAAGGATACGAGAAGGTACAACACAACCTTAATGAGCCTCCGAACAAGAAAAGCGAAGAAAAGAGCAGCTTTACCTTGACATTCTGTATGGTCTTAATTTTCGACATCAAGACAAATATTCAGCTATTGTATGCTCACCGATTAACGTATTATTACGTGCTggtcatgataaaaaaaatctcattgaTTGCTCGTAGGCAGTATGATGTAGCTAAGTTCAAGTATGTTCGACTATTAAACATTTCTAGACATATGGCTAATATCTATTAAAATATCCCGTATCTATACAACTCCTTCTCAGGTGCACTTCGGTAGTATTACCTATATCCACGCGTCCATTATATTACTTACAGTCTACtgaattttatttgcttatacAGGCAGTAATGAAGATGATAACTGTATATGTGTAGTCTACACACCTAAAGGTGATGATCTCGGCATGGTACAAGTCATATAAATGCTATTACGTATCATTTTAAGGTCATCGCTATAAATTTGGCTACCTGGAAAATAGTTCTGACATCTTTACAAGACAGAGCCAAATACTCGAGTGTAATCGAGTGATGTCCTCTCTACTCCATTCCGGGGGCGAGCTGCATGAGTTCTGTGAGAATACCGCAGGAACTCACAGACACACGAGGTCGACTAAGTGGCGATTCGGAGTAAAATATTTCGGCATTCACAGAGGCAAAGTTTGGGCTTATACGTGGACACGGCAACCGGCTTTCTGatactttgtctctttttgGTAAGGTTTCCACCCAACCTTTTAAACAATCCATTTTATGACGCCATTTATCCTTTCTTCTCTTAAAGACCTAACAAGCAGACGCCATTTGTGTCTGAAAGAGAGCTAAAGACAGGCGCAAACACGTCTGCTTACCTGTTCTATTGTAGTTAACTTATAAAGTTAACATAGGAATACTTTATGAAATTAATTCAggaataatttaatataaaattagtttatacaaacaaaagtataaactttgtaaacaaagaaattttaacaattttttccataaatctatttttttaatcacgTAAGTGTACAATGGACTTGGAATCTAGAATCCGAAATGTCACATTTCATTTTCCCGGGAAGTCAATTGCAGGATTTCGTGCAGATTAATATCCGACAAGGACCCCACGTGTGTGGTTTTGTTGGACTGCGCATGTCTAAGCAGGGACATCATGCCTCTTTCGTCCAGTGCCATCATGAGGCACTCAGAAATTTTTACCTCAAAGCGCTCGTTCCACGGAGTGGCTTCGAAGATGAGGCTGTGACCTGTGGCCTTCAGGCACCACTCCCGAAGCCTTTTGACCTGGCCCTTGAAAATGGTCACTTCCTCTTGGAATTCTTGGCCGATGACTTCGATCTTCTTTACCAGCAGGGCATGGAAGTGGCGGTACAGCATGTAGTCGGCGATCTGGTTTTTGGCGAAATTCTCCACTTGTGATTCGGAGAAAGCGTTCTGGAAAGGCATGTGCATGGAATTTCTTTGCGTGTACAGAATGTCCCGCGTCTGCCAACGCAACGTTCGCTTGAGCAGCACCATAGATTCATCGAACATTTCCATAATCATCACTAGACTAAACTGGATTTCGAGCCTGTCTATCAGAGCCCTGATGGCCGTCTCGTTCCGCAGGGCGTTGGCGTCAAGGCCGAAGTCCAGGCTCATccgattgtttgtttgtgacttCATGGGGTTCGTATGCTCCCACTGCTGTTGATTCCCTAGGTAGGTGTAAATTGGCACCGAGCCAGGTATGCGAGCCAAGTACTCGAGCCGAAAACTGTTTCGGTAGTAGTGGAAGGACGAAAGAAACCTGTAAAAGGGTTCACGAAGAATGGCCACGCGCGAAATGTTAGGCTTCATGTAGAGGCTGACAATTGTCGGATTGTACACCATGTGGTTGAAAGCTATGTCGTAGCGGTGCTCGGGAGGTGGCAAGGCTCCCGCACTCTCCCACCAGGCCAGGTGGTCCTCAGAGAAGTGTTCCTTTGACCCTTGGGGTAGCCAGACTGCGAGATCATGGCGGACGGCAAAGCGGAATAGGACGTTCTGCACAGTGGAGCTGCCAGAGCGGTGAACCTTGAGGAACAGCACCTGGTGGTGAGGCTTCCCTTCCTGTCAGCGAAAGCAGTCAGATGACCGCAAGTTGAGAAGCAGGGTCTGTGTTTCTCATGAGACACAAATCGTGAAAAATATCTGCCAGCAGCGTAACACTCTAACCAACTCAAAATTAACGGCTTAGACTACTCGGTGACTATATGAACAATTACGTACAAAGATAATATTGTTGCCGTTTTCCTTTACACATCTCATGGCTTACGCAGGTGAAACAATGAAGAGTGTGCTACAGTGATTACCTTATGTACTGCGAATATACAAAAATAGCTACATATGTAATATCCTAATAACTTCTGTAAGATTAGAAATCGAATGTCTGAACTAGGTACGTCGAACGACTGtttagaccagacctgggcaaaggccggcccgcctacTGTCtgtgaccggcccgcccgctggcgaagagatagtatatatactatgtatacagtattgggtaaaactgagttaactatattagtccggccctctaaaaccatcccagtttctcatgcggccccttgggaaaattaattgcccacccctggttcAGACCCTTGTCAGAAAGGGTTTGATCTTTGCGAAAGAAGCTGATAGGAATACGGGGGATAGGATAGCGGAGACGAAGCATTCAGTGAGaaataaaggtaaataaatagCGTCACGAGAACCTTGGTGCCGAACAGAAAGAACCCAGGCGTGGAATGCTGCGATTTTGATCTGACTGTAGAATTTTTGGAGTGCGAGAAGAACagtatcatcagcagcagcgaTAAGGCCAAGCCTCCCACTATTAGTACACGAAGACGCCTGAAACAGCGACAACAGCTCATGTGACTTCTTGAGACTCTACACCTAAGTTTTATAACACTGtcaataaagaaaactttaatattttattctcatttgttttctccGAACCTTCGCGGatctaaaatattgttttaaccATTTTGGAGGGCAACACAAGAAACTAGAGAAAGCATGCGTTTTAAATCTTCGATTCTAAAGACCATAAATTTATGTTTCCTACTTTATCAAATTTGAGAAAGACTGCGCATATATACACACCATTGGTATCACATCATTTTAATTAATCCTACGGAAAACATTACTTTATTGAGAAATACTTATTATGCTGGTCAGAACTTCAGTGAAACAGCTTCTCGTTTGCTTTTAGACACCACAAACAGGTATTGTGAGTAGACAGCTACCACGATGGTTTAGATTTAAAGGATAAACTATGTGATTGGCACAATGCAATGCTTTGTTCCTATTGAAAGTTTTATGTTACATATACATCAAACACTATCTACATAAGTCTCACCTATATAAGTATTTTGTACGCTACCAGTACACTTTATTCACTTTATAGAAGTCTGTTGAGTTCACTGTCAAATGTATTCATGACATGACTGCAAGCTAAGGTCAGTTTAGTACGCATGCTAAAACCGACTTGTGAACTGTAGATCAGGAAGTCAACCTAGACACCCACAGTCATTTTAATCAATCGACTGCAATATGTCGCAAGTAAAGTGTCGGAGGGAAAGTTTACAAGATGTTATCTGATTATCACCGTTCAATATATTTTCATAACTGTGCCTTGTTCTGTCAAACATCAAATGGATGATTTTATCAACTACAATAGCACGCCAGTTTTTGACAGTTGTACACTAGACCGATTGTGTTCCGAAAATAGCTGAAGAGCCTGAAGTGAAGTTGTGTAAGCATGTTGAAGTCTGAAAGTCTTTTTGTTGAGGCATCTTCAGAGAAACATAGAAGgatagacagaagaaagaaagcacacACCCCATATTGCATAGTACCTTACCTTTTGAGCATATTGCCAAGCACCCTGTAGAAGAGAGTGAAGGTTGCCATGTCGATGTCACTGACACTAACACTCAGGTTTTTCTATCGTAACGTCAAAATGACGTTTTCACGACGAATATTTTGACGTCATGCCTGCGTCACACAGCCagacactttctttctctttccgcAGTCACAAGGTTTCGACTGCCAAGAGTTTCACGACATCCATGATGGATTGAGAAACCACAGCACGGGTTACTAACAGTTTAGTATCTTCTAACGTCCGGCCTGAAGATCACGTTCTGTAGTGCGAGTTAGATTGTGAATTTTTTAGATGACAttcttgcttttatttgttacGTTTTGGTAGATGCAAATACTATGACTACGCACGCGCTTTCAAGGATTTCTGGATTCTCACCTCCCGAATTCACTTAAAAAGGATTATCAGATCTTTTATTCGAACCAAAAACACAGCCTCATGATTTCTTGTCTCGAGGTGTTGCACTGCTACTAACTAGACTAAAATTCAACAATAtattcatctttaaaataataacagataaaATGCCCTCTCGACTTTATACTGTCTTtccattaaataataaaagggTCTCAAGTTCAACCGAAAACCACAGAATGACCTATTCAAAACCAGCTGGAAATATTCTGGCAGTGTTCTTTGCAACAACATTCCCTCAGATCTTGTGTAAAAGCACAAGTGGACTTCTTCATCACCTCTTCGAAACCCACCGAGGCGTGCTACCACACTTAATCATCTATTACTCGTAACGACAAAGCAAACGTACCACATGTTGTAGTGATCcagacaattaaaaaacaacaacaaaatttgtcAATTCAGACATCAACCACCATGTTTGTAATAGATTAAATCTCTCTATTTTTATTGCCTTGTTCTGAATTaatgttatgtttttatttcctttatttagtCAGAGagctagatgtaaaaaagcaCAATTTTCGCTTTCTCTATTAcatcgtaaataaagatttgtcattctcattcactcactcacccacacgCTCActcagccacccacccacccatcggTAACCAAATCTAAGTGGGTTAGCTGTTTGAGCTTTTATCAGCAACTGAAACCGGAGTTTGCGAAGTGTTCATAACAAATTATCATCAATCAGAACAGACCACACAATTCCTGACATCAAAACGTCGGTAATAAGTTTATAGTTGCAGTGAGGAAAAGTGTAACTCAGTCACGCGTAGCCATTCCTCGCTGTAGCTGTATCCAGTCGTATCATCTGCACGTGTACGAAACACATGGTTGTCTCAAAATCATTAAACACAGATATTTGACCTGCATATCGATTACGTCGTTGTTCCATCCTTCATACCCGACATTGCTATGAGTCTACTGATCCTAGTGTGATACAAGCAGTTCACACGCGTTCTAGTATGTATTCCTGTCTCTGGGttcatgcatctgtgtgtgtgagagagagagcttctctctgtgtttgtgtgtatgagcctctctctctgtctttgtgtgtttgttagtttCGGTCtcctttaaacaaaacaaatcatggCATAGGGCAAGGttaaacatttcttaatcaAACGATAGTTTTAAGTCAAAACAAGCACAAACGCACCTACAGACGCACATGCACAATCACattaataaaacacaatatttaGACATACTACTTCCCAAGGAGATGAAGGTGGGGGTTAGGGGAATCAGCGTTGTACCCTGATTCAGCCACTAAGGGTACATCACTGCAAAGCAGCCAGTACACAGATGCCACATCCAGAGACAGATCCCAAGGAGAGAAAGGCCGACTCTATCACTACAGTCTTTtaactaataaataaacaaataaataacaacaatatcagCAAAGATAGAATaacagtaagaaaaagaaagaactttcGCCCGCAGAGATTTAGAAAAAAGTGGAGTAGCAAGTTACATTTTAGGCAAGGCTGTTGCAGACATTGCTCATCATCTACTGTGTACACGTTACTAACAACATATGATGTCCCCGATGACAGctacaacagaaaatgaaaagtagaATTGGAAATACATTTATCGAGAGAACTTCAGGTGTTCGTGGAACTTATCTGTGTTGTTAAACGAAGAAATATATGTTTCTGCATAGCCGGAACTAACCCTGGACGAAGGCGCTTTTGTGCTACCTCAAAACCCTCTTGACTTTTCAGTGTATATGTTACAGAGTAACAGTCAGGAGCAAAGTGGTTTTCACATACAACAGACTGCTGTGTAGGCGCAGCCTCCACTCCCCTACATGTTGTGTCCTCCACTTGTTGTCTCCTTGGTCCAGTGACAATTAATTATATGGTCTTCCCCCTTTTCTCCTCTACAatcgaaataaaaaataaattacatatgCGACAGGTGCGGCTCGGCCATCCTAGATGTGCTGGCTGCTTAACCTAATGTCGCCCCTCTGTGACAGATGGAAGGATGGATGATCAGAGCTTCATCCCTACAAGCATGAGCTTTGTAGGACTCGTCTTGGGTTTTTGCCCATAGTCCTTCTACAACGGTTGCCTGAATATGGCAACATCATGGTGAGCAGCCAGTAAacaccacatgcagagaaagatgcCAAGCAAATGAAggtcgacttttttttttactaaagtgttttaaagcaatttttatcTAATAAATAAAGGACAACAATGTCAGCACATGCGTAGCTACACTCATCCAACActtcaacaacaagaaaaattattttaccagtTTATTTTGGTTCGGAAATATCCTTATAATAGTCAGAACTGATATTTACAGTGGACTAACATTCTTATGTCATATCTTAGTTCAGCTTTCAGTTTCCATTATGTTAAATAGCACTACAGAGTCCtacaactttaattaaaaattaaaagcaaaagtaaATCGATCTTTGTTAAATAgttaaaagtaaattaaaagaaactaaaaattttcCCCAACATTAATGTAACAACATTAACAAGTAAACGTAAGCTTCAGGATTGTCCTGTTATATCGATGATTTCTGATGGAAGAAAACAGATTTAGAATGATTCCATACTGGATCCTTTTCAAAGGTCAGCTTCTTTGCCAACAAAATCTTTGTCATGCAAAATATTGGAACacttaaagaagaaaagtaaatttctATGACATACttatctgcaaataaaatacGGTAAAACAAAAGGTCGCAGCTACAAAGGAAAGGAGGATAAAATAGGATCTTTTGAAGGATCCCCGGtatgtacgcgtgtgtgtgtgtgtgaaagagagagagagagaaaacagggCAAACGTACTCCTGTCTACGTAATGAAACTGAAGGGATCTAGCAATCctaagaaatacaaatataaacttcTAACCATCCTATAACAACCCGCATAAAGATTATTTACAAATCTTCATTTAATACAAGTGGCCAAGCTTTG
This sequence is a window from Pomacea canaliculata isolate SZHN2017 linkage group LG5, ASM307304v1, whole genome shotgun sequence. Protein-coding genes within it:
- the LOC112565312 gene encoding galactose-3-O-sulfotransferase 2-like, giving the protein MATFTLFYRVLGNMLKRRLRVLIVGGLALSLLLMILFFSHSKNSTVRSKSQHSTPGFFLFGTKEGKPHHQVLFLKVHRSGSSTVQNVLFRFAVRHDLAVWLPQGSKEHFSEDHLAWWESAGALPPPEHRYDIAFNHMVYNPTIVSLYMKPNISRVAILREPFYRFLSSFHYYRNSFRLEYLARIPGSVPIYTYLGNQQQWEHTNPMKSQTNNRMSLDFGLDANALRNETAIRALIDRLEIQFSLVMIMEMFDESMVLLKRTLRWQTRDILYTQRNSMHMPFQNAFSESQVENFAKNQIADYMLYRHFHALLVKKIEVIGQEFQEEVTIFKGQVKRLREWCLKATGHSLIFEATPWNERFEVKISECLMMALDERGMMSLLRHAQSNKTTHVGSLSDINLHEILQLTSRENEM